Proteins from a genomic interval of Geotrypetes seraphini chromosome 7, aGeoSer1.1, whole genome shotgun sequence:
- the CCDC177 gene encoding coiled-coil domain-containing protein 177, producing the protein MVKPEEDNRSRDPEAEGAVGGCKVVGAQNGVKPKADTSAMERRREQSPLLHLDLFNFDCPEAEGSRYVLTSPRSLEACARCVVKPVELLPRNLNDLVKEAPGRSMRVAAGLYEAYEIDRQRKLQLCRDERERIIREEKRRLFSPLTSSLPSSPANKITLKSAANGTSQSPRTKSHSLDSLQKRKNGTLTASSSESGASSYSTDSTKQKWAQTSPRTKTIDTMNSIIGRSFSLGDLSHSPQTTKKVEKIVKEVKKKGVKELPERDRKIAALMIAKHQEETILKEQRYMAHIQWDTLRQKAELRKEQEEKEKQRALLQSQKMWETRISKRQFRVTQEQMDVVTMKQKQCLLIEERWREQAEKQERMRRQKLEQAKREEKHKKMHQEHNLKAKEEYKRETLERDVHLLCEKLTSAEQKKLDKELQMQKEKRLLNQVEKLKHEAMVKEIDKQENLESEMLKKSLELSFSKAQGNFEQLLEKRNLELKEKAKREEIQIQRARMMVEKKEKEQKEHLEALAKAAEKKIQHAAEVAEEVVQQKVRKAVQSRLEKEKMQKVNKQKVEQYEALKRKELLMSIEKKLERSEQIFREKKNVLDSARSVARASFHVRDKVREETNVRTFDKMAFEAVPPWIKNKSCRYISVEFVLIFIYFLSFFLSFIRKAHIGS; encoded by the coding sequence ATGGTGAAACCTGAGGAGGACAATCGGAGCAGAGATCCTGAAGCAGAAGGTGCAGTGGGAGGTTGTAAAGTAGTTGGAGCACAGAATGGAGTGAAGCCAAAGGCTGACACCTCAGCTATGGAGAGACGGCGGGAGCAGTCCCCTCTGCTGCACTTGGATCTCTTTAATTTTGATTGCCCGGAAGCCGAGGGAAGCCGCTATGTGCTCACCAGCCCCCGGTCTCTGGAAGCCTGTGCCAGGTGTGTGGTCAAACCTGTGGAGCTTCTTCCTCGGAACCTGAATGACCTGGTGAAAGAAGCCCCTGGCAGGTCCATGAGGGTGGCAGCTGGTCTCTATGAGGCCTatgagatagacagacagaggaAACTGCAGCTCTGCCGAGACGAAAGAGAAAGGATTATCCGggaggaaaagaggaggcttttcaGTCCTCTGACAAGCAGTTTGCCTTCCTCCCCTGCCAATAAAATCACCCTGAAGTCGGCTGCCAATGGCACCTCGCAGTCTCCAAGGACCAAAAGCCATTCCCTGGACTCCttacaaaaaagaaagaatggcACTCTTACTGCCTCCTCCTCAGAATCGGGGGCTTCTTCTTACAGTACAGACAGTACTAAGCAAAAATGGGCCCAAACCAGCCCCAGGACTAAGACCATAGACACCATGAATTCCATAATTGGTCGAAGTTTCAGTCTGGGTGATCTGAGTCATTCTCCTCAAACTACCAAGAAAGTGGAGAAAATCGTAAAAGAAGTGAAAAAGAAAGGTGTTAAGGAGCTGCCAGAGAGGGATCGGAAAATAGCTGCTCTTATGATAGCCAAGCACCAGGAGGAGACCATCCTTAAAGAACAGAGGTACATGGCACATATTCAGTGGGACACCCTGAGACAAAAAGCTGAGTTAAGGAAAGAGCAAGAAGAGAAGGAGAAGCAGAGAGCTCTTCTTCAGAGTCAAAAGATGTGGGAGACCCGGATCAGCAAAAGGCAATTCCGTGTAACTCAGGAGCAGATGGATGTTGTCACAATGAAACAGAAGCAGTGTCTGCTGATAGAGGAAAGGTGGAGGGAACAAGCAGAGAAGCAAGAAAGGATGAGGCGACAGAAGTTGGAGCAAGCCAAACGGGAAGAAAAACACAAGAAAATGCATCAAGAGCACAACCTGAAAGCAAAGGAGGAGTACAAGAGGGAGACTTTGGAGCGGGATGTGCATCTTCTATGTGAAAAACTGACCTCGGCGGAACAGAAGAAGCTGGACAAGGAATTGCAAATGCAGAAGGAGAAAAGACTgctcaatcaagtggagaaactGAAGCATGAGGCCATGGTGAAAGAGATCGATAAACAAGAAAACCTGGAGTCTGAGATGCTAAAGAAGTCCCTGGAGCTCAGTTTCAGCAAAGCCCAGGGGAACTTTGAGCAGCTCTTGGAGAAGAGAAACCTGGAATTGAAGGAGAAGGCCAAAAGAGAAGAGATCCAAATCCAGAGGGCGAGGATGATGGTGGAGAAGAAGGAGAAAGAGCAGAAGGAACATTTGGAGGCCTTGGCGAAAGCTGCGGAGAAGAAGATTCAGCATGCAGCCGAGGTTGCTGAGGAGGTAGTGCAGCAGAAAGTACGCAAGGCAGTCCAGAGCAGGCTGGAAAAAGAGAAGATGCAGAAGGTGAACAAGCAAAAGGTAGAGCAATACGAGGCACTCAAGCGCAAGGAACTTCTCATGTCCATTGAAAAGAAACTGGAACGTAGTGAACAGATCTTCAGGGAGAAGAAAAACGTTCTGGACAGTGCAAGGTCTGTTGCCCGAGCTTCCTTTCACGTCCGGGACAAGGTGCGGGAGGAGACAAACGTGCGCACTTTTGATAAGATGGCCTTTGAAGCAGTGCCACCGTGGATAAAAAATAAAAGCTGTCGGTACATTTCTGTAGAATTTGtgttgatttttatttattttctttctttctttctttcttttataagAAAGGCCCACATTGGCAGCTAA